The following proteins come from a genomic window of Achromobacter sp. AONIH1:
- a CDS encoding type II toxin-antitoxin system Phd/YefM family antitoxin, whose translation MSHLILAEITASVSELKKNPMGTVAAGEGFPVAILNRNAPAFYCVPAKAYEALMERLEDMELNALADARQGQAVVKVKLDEL comes from the coding sequence ATGTCGCATCTTATTTTGGCGGAAATCACCGCGAGCGTGTCAGAACTCAAGAAGAATCCGATGGGTACTGTCGCCGCAGGCGAAGGCTTCCCGGTTGCCATCCTGAACCGGAATGCCCCAGCGTTTTACTGCGTGCCGGCGAAGGCGTATGAAGCGCTGATGGAGCGGCTTGAAGATATGGAATTGAACGCCCTGGCCGACGCGCGGCAAGGTCAGGCCGTTGTTAAGGTCAAGCTCGATGAGCTTTGA
- a CDS encoding iron chelate uptake ABC transporter family permease subunit, which yields MRRVSRPWLILAAVAALAAVFVLAGSGLDFGYVIPKRLVRLAAIVVGGVCVALSAIVFQTLVNNRILTPAIMGYEAVYLLWQSLLLLLAGAQAQAALGAGGGFIVSLLLMLAYSWGIHRWLLRGGRDDVYLLLLVGLVLTMVIGTFTQFVQLRISPGEFAVFQGLSYASFNRARPDTLLYATLAVAAVCLACRKSLPVLDVLALGREQSLSLGVDHPRHVRRYLALIAVLVAVSTSLIGPTAFMGIFAANIAYALAGSVRHRIVLPLGCAIAIAIFLAAQLLVEHVFNYKTTVSILVNLVCGAYFLALTVRARGTS from the coding sequence ATGAGGCGCGTCTCCCGTCCGTGGCTGATCCTGGCGGCGGTGGCCGCGCTGGCGGCGGTGTTCGTGCTCGCGGGTTCGGGCCTGGATTTCGGCTACGTGATCCCGAAGCGGCTGGTCCGGCTGGCCGCCATCGTCGTCGGCGGCGTCTGCGTGGCGCTGTCGGCCATCGTGTTCCAGACGCTGGTGAACAACCGCATCCTGACGCCCGCCATCATGGGCTACGAAGCGGTCTACCTGCTGTGGCAATCGCTGCTCCTGCTGCTGGCCGGCGCGCAGGCGCAGGCCGCGCTGGGCGCGGGCGGCGGCTTCATCGTGTCGCTGCTGCTGATGCTGGCTTACTCCTGGGGCATCCACCGCTGGCTGCTGCGGGGCGGGCGCGACGATGTGTACCTGCTGCTGCTGGTCGGGCTGGTGCTGACGATGGTGATCGGCACCTTCACGCAGTTCGTGCAGCTGCGCATCAGCCCGGGCGAATTCGCCGTGTTCCAGGGACTGAGCTACGCCTCGTTCAACCGCGCGCGGCCCGACACGTTGCTCTATGCGACGCTGGCCGTGGCGGCCGTCTGCCTGGCCTGCCGCAAGTCGCTGCCGGTGCTGGACGTGCTGGCGCTGGGCCGCGAACAGTCCCTGTCGCTGGGGGTGGACCATCCGCGCCATGTGCGGCGCTACCTGGCGCTGATCGCCGTGCTGGTGGCGGTTTCGACCAGCCTGATCGGGCCGACGGCCTTCATGGGCATCTTCGCCGCCAACATCGCCTATGCGCTGGCGGGCAGCGTCAGGCACCGGATCGTGCTGCCGCTGGGCTGCGCCATCGCGATCGCCATCTTCCTCGCCGCCCAGCTGCTGGTCGAGCATGTCTTCAACTACAAGACCACCGTCAGCATCCTGGTGAACCTGGTGTGCGGCGCGTATTTCCTGGCGCTGACGGTCCGCGCCCGAGGCACTTCATGA
- a CDS encoding ABC transporter ATP-binding protein, translating into MSARDAAAAGPKPPSPIRWALAPIRARLMLAAALAATGTALTLAPLAGMVRIAQIALGGASGDIWTLVIASVISLFAGMVLILAGELAAHLADNRLTHHLRLAAARRLSQVPLGWFTQRASGEVKQVLQDDIATLHSLTAHFYTAVGRAAGAIVASAAYLFAMDWRLAIVALLPFPGFFLFLRRAMKASGAHMQEFVERLGRINSATVEFVNGIPVVKAFGDTGRAHGGYREAVDGFARAFAAFARPLVGTMAHAHAMIAPVTVLGLVLAFGLLYAHLGWMTPLDVLPFALVAPGICAPMLLLHTLLHDLGGAAGAAQRVQALLQTPTLDVPAPGQRRLPDGQEIRFEDVSYAYGPEHQALSNLSFTLAPGTVTAVVGPSGAGKSTLARLLLRFFDPTSGRITLGGADLRQLDSTALYRRIGFVLQDVRLIHASVRDNIALGRPSASQAQIEDAARTANIHERILALPRGYDSVIGEDALLSGGERQRVSIARAVLLDPPVLVLDEATAAADAGNEVAIQDALSRFAQGRTLLVIAHRLDTVMHADRILVLDGGVIAEHGTHAQLLAQQGRYARLWAMGGYEASAHLPEFSC; encoded by the coding sequence ATGAGCGCTCGTGACGCGGCCGCGGCCGGCCCAAAACCTCCCTCCCCGATCCGCTGGGCCCTGGCGCCCATCCGCGCCCGCCTGATGCTGGCGGCGGCGCTGGCCGCGACCGGCACCGCGCTGACGCTGGCGCCGCTGGCGGGCATGGTCCGGATCGCGCAGATCGCCCTGGGCGGCGCCAGCGGCGACATCTGGACGCTGGTCATCGCCAGCGTGATCAGCCTGTTCGCGGGCATGGTGCTGATCCTGGCCGGCGAGTTGGCCGCCCACCTGGCCGACAACCGCCTCACCCATCATTTGCGCCTGGCCGCCGCGCGGCGGCTGTCCCAGGTGCCCCTGGGCTGGTTCACGCAGCGCGCCTCGGGCGAGGTCAAGCAGGTGCTGCAGGACGACATCGCCACCCTGCACAGCCTGACCGCGCACTTCTACACCGCCGTGGGACGCGCGGCGGGCGCCATCGTGGCGTCGGCCGCCTATCTGTTCGCCATGGACTGGCGCCTGGCCATCGTCGCGCTGCTGCCGTTTCCGGGCTTCTTCCTGTTCCTGCGCCGCGCCATGAAGGCCAGCGGCGCGCACATGCAGGAATTCGTGGAACGGCTCGGCCGCATCAACAGCGCCACGGTCGAGTTCGTCAACGGCATACCCGTGGTCAAGGCCTTCGGCGACACTGGCCGCGCGCATGGCGGCTATCGCGAGGCGGTCGACGGCTTCGCCCGCGCCTTCGCCGCCTTCGCGCGCCCGCTGGTGGGCACCATGGCCCATGCCCACGCGATGATCGCGCCGGTGACGGTGCTGGGCCTGGTGCTGGCGTTCGGCCTGCTGTACGCGCATCTGGGCTGGATGACGCCGCTGGACGTGCTGCCCTTCGCGCTGGTCGCGCCGGGCATCTGCGCGCCAATGCTGCTGCTGCACACGCTGCTGCATGACCTGGGCGGCGCGGCCGGCGCGGCCCAGCGCGTGCAGGCGCTGCTGCAAACGCCCACGCTGGACGTCCCCGCGCCCGGCCAACGGCGACTGCCCGACGGCCAGGAAATCCGCTTCGAGGACGTCAGCTACGCCTACGGCCCGGAGCATCAGGCCCTGTCGAACCTCAGCTTCACGCTCGCGCCCGGCACGGTCACCGCCGTCGTCGGCCCGTCGGGCGCCGGCAAATCCACGCTGGCGCGGCTGCTGCTGCGCTTCTTCGACCCCACCAGCGGCCGCATCACGCTGGGCGGCGCCGACCTGCGGCAGCTCGACAGCACGGCGCTGTACCGCCGCATCGGCTTCGTGCTGCAGGACGTGCGCCTGATCCACGCCAGCGTGCGCGACAACATCGCGCTGGGCCGGCCCTCGGCCAGCCAGGCGCAGATCGAGGACGCCGCGCGCACCGCCAACATCCACGAACGCATCCTGGCGCTGCCGCGCGGCTACGACTCCGTGATCGGCGAAGACGCCCTGCTGTCGGGCGGCGAACGCCAGCGCGTGAGCATCGCCCGCGCCGTGCTGCTGGATCCGCCCGTGCTGGTGCTGGACGAGGCCACGGCCGCCGCCGACGCCGGCAATGAAGTCGCGATCCAGGACGCCCTGTCGCGCTTCGCGCAGGGCCGCACGCTGCTGGTGATCGCGCACCGGCTCGACACCGTGATGCACGCCGACCGCATCCTGGTGCTGGACGGCGGCGTCATCGCCGAACACGGCACGCATGCGCAACTGCTGGCGCAACAGGGCCGCTACGCGCGCCTCTGGGCCATGGGCGGCTACGAAGCGTCCGCGCATCTCCCGGAATTCTCATGCTGA
- a CDS encoding ABC transporter ATP-binding protein has translation MLKTFLQLLGEDAPVFRRYAWMAVAHGLLCGLTITALAPLLSRLLAGDLGGAARWLAVLLAGVIACWAWRRRVEQAGVRVGTTVLQTARHRLGDHVASLPVGWFTPQNTARLSHIVTQGTMAVAQLPAHVFTPVIGGLVTPFVIVGALFALHWQLGLIALAGLPLLAGVLFLTGRLARRADGAFHERYAGASQRMVEFSQAQSVLRAFNGEGGGMRFLEQAVDRQRQSATRLIFLSSLAAVLNVWAIQAVFAALLVAAAVWLNGSLGGALATPDVIGAIVALLLVGRYIDPLLEVAGYGDALRGARGQLDAIRELFAVQPLPETDTPQAPGDAAIELRGLHFRYAPDAAEVLRGIDLRIAPGSMTALIGPSGSGKTTLARLIARFFDASQGSVLIGGVDVRRMSGAQLAGQLSQIFQDSYLFTGSIADNIRVGKPDATEAELMQAARQAGVTEIVARLPQGMDTPVGEGGARLSGGERQRIAIARALLKNAPILLVDEATAALDAENQHVIAETLARLRGRCTLVVIAHQLSTVAMADQIVVLEDGRVVEQGAPADLRERRGRYAEFLAQRQAAKGWRITAADGARP, from the coding sequence ATGCTGAAAACCTTCCTGCAACTGCTGGGCGAAGACGCGCCCGTCTTCCGCCGCTACGCCTGGATGGCCGTGGCCCATGGGCTGCTCTGCGGCCTGACCATCACCGCACTGGCGCCGCTGCTCTCGCGGCTGCTGGCCGGCGACCTGGGCGGCGCCGCGCGCTGGCTGGCCGTGCTGCTGGCCGGCGTGATCGCCTGCTGGGCCTGGCGCCGCCGGGTCGAACAGGCAGGCGTGCGCGTCGGCACCACGGTGCTGCAAACCGCGCGCCACCGCCTGGGCGACCATGTGGCCAGCCTGCCGGTGGGCTGGTTCACGCCGCAGAACACGGCGCGCCTGTCCCATATCGTCACGCAAGGCACGATGGCCGTGGCCCAACTGCCCGCGCATGTGTTCACACCGGTGATCGGCGGCCTGGTGACGCCCTTCGTCATCGTCGGCGCCCTGTTCGCCCTGCACTGGCAGCTGGGGCTGATCGCGCTGGCGGGCCTGCCGCTGCTGGCCGGCGTGCTGTTCCTGACCGGGCGGCTGGCGCGGCGCGCGGACGGCGCGTTCCATGAACGCTACGCCGGCGCCAGCCAGCGCATGGTGGAGTTTTCGCAGGCGCAGTCGGTGCTGCGCGCCTTCAATGGCGAAGGCGGCGGCATGCGCTTCCTGGAGCAGGCGGTGGACCGGCAACGGCAATCGGCGACGCGGCTGATCTTCCTGTCCTCGCTGGCGGCGGTGCTGAACGTGTGGGCGATCCAGGCCGTGTTCGCCGCGCTGCTGGTCGCGGCGGCCGTGTGGCTGAACGGCAGCCTGGGCGGCGCCCTGGCGACGCCCGACGTGATCGGCGCCATCGTCGCCCTGCTGCTGGTGGGGCGCTACATCGATCCGCTGCTGGAAGTGGCCGGCTACGGCGACGCGCTGCGCGGCGCGCGCGGACAGCTCGACGCGATCCGCGAATTGTTCGCCGTCCAGCCGCTGCCCGAGACGGACACGCCCCAGGCGCCGGGCGACGCCGCCATCGAGCTGCGCGGCCTGCATTTCCGCTACGCGCCCGACGCGGCCGAGGTGCTGCGCGGCATCGATCTGCGCATCGCGCCGGGCAGCATGACGGCGCTGATCGGCCCGTCGGGGTCGGGCAAGACCACGCTGGCGCGGCTGATCGCGCGCTTCTTCGACGCCAGCCAGGGCAGCGTGCTGATCGGCGGCGTCGACGTGCGCAGGATGTCGGGCGCGCAGCTGGCCGGCCAGCTCAGCCAGATCTTCCAGGACAGCTATCTGTTCACGGGCAGCATCGCCGACAACATCCGCGTCGGCAAGCCCGACGCCACCGAGGCCGAACTCATGCAAGCCGCGCGCCAGGCCGGCGTGACGGAGATCGTCGCGCGCCTGCCGCAAGGCATGGACACTCCGGTCGGCGAAGGCGGCGCGCGCCTGTCGGGCGGCGAGCGCCAGCGCATCGCCATCGCCCGCGCGCTACTCAAGAATGCTCCCATCCTGCTGGTGGACGAGGCGACCGCCGCGCTGGACGCCGAGAACCAGCACGTCATCGCCGAGACGCTGGCGCGACTGCGCGGCCGCTGCACGCTGGTCGTGATCGCGCATCAGCTGTCCACCGTGGCGATGGCCGACCAGATCGTGGTGCTGGAGGATGGCCGCGTCGTCGAACAAGGCGCGCCGGCCGACCTGCGCGAGCGCCGGGGCCGCTATGCCGAGTTCCTGGCCCAGCGCCAGGCGGCCAAGGGCTGGCGCATCACGGCGGCCGACGGAGCGCGGCCCTGA
- a CDS encoding ABC transporter permease — protein sequence MRLRLSLLLLALSCASVLIGARQMEWQRLFSMSGDAWLTLTASRLPRLAALVLTGVGLSVCGVILQHIVRNRFVEPGTSGGLDAAKLGILVSLTLAPAAGVASRMLFALAFCFAASMLYVAIIRRIKFRNTVLVPVVGLMYGSVLSAVAEFYAYRHNILQSMQGWLLGDFSRVVQGRYEILYLVLPVVALAYLYAHRFTVLGMGEEMAASLGLGYAATAALGLVLVAVTVSASVIVVGAIPFIGLVVPNLVALRHGENLGRTLPIVALGGASLLLACDIIGRLLMHPFEVPIGLTAGGVGGVLFLILILRGLR from the coding sequence ATGCGTCTGCGCCTGTCCCTGCTGCTGCTCGCATTGAGCTGCGCGTCGGTGCTGATCGGCGCGCGGCAAATGGAATGGCAGCGGCTTTTCTCGATGTCGGGCGACGCCTGGCTGACGCTGACGGCCAGCCGGCTGCCGCGCCTGGCGGCGCTGGTGCTGACCGGCGTGGGCCTGTCCGTCTGCGGCGTGATCCTGCAGCACATCGTGCGCAACCGTTTTGTCGAGCCCGGCACCTCGGGCGGACTGGACGCCGCCAAGCTCGGCATCCTGGTATCGCTGACGCTGGCGCCGGCCGCCGGCGTCGCCAGCCGCATGCTGTTCGCGCTGGCCTTCTGCTTCGCGGCCAGCATGCTCTATGTCGCCATCATCCGCCGCATCAAGTTCCGCAACACGGTGCTGGTGCCCGTCGTCGGCCTGATGTACGGCAGCGTGCTCAGCGCCGTCGCCGAGTTCTACGCCTACCGCCACAACATCCTGCAAAGCATGCAGGGCTGGTTGCTGGGCGATTTCTCGCGCGTGGTGCAGGGCCGCTACGAAATCCTCTACCTGGTGCTGCCCGTGGTCGCGCTGGCCTATCTGTACGCGCACCGCTTCACCGTGCTGGGCATGGGCGAGGAAATGGCCGCCAGCCTGGGCCTGGGCTACGCCGCCACGGCCGCGCTGGGGCTGGTGCTGGTGGCGGTGACGGTGTCCGCCAGCGTGATCGTGGTGGGCGCGATTCCCTTCATCGGGCTGGTGGTGCCCAATCTGGTCGCGCTGCGCCATGGCGAGAACCTGGGCCGCACGCTGCCCATCGTCGCGCTCGGCGGCGCCTCGCTGCTGCTGGCCTGCGATATCATCGGCCGCCTGCTGATGCACCCGTTCGAAGTGCCGATCGGCCTGACGGCCGGCGGCGTGGGCGGCGTGCTGTTCCTGATACTGATCCTGCGGGGGCTGCGATGA
- a CDS encoding type II toxin-antitoxin system RelE/ParE family toxin: protein MSFDLGFLDEALKEWRKLDRNTREQFKAKLAERLTNPRVPAAKLGGHKDRYKIKLRSAGYRLVYEVRDRELIVVVVAVGKRERNAVYTAAAKRQALGDG, encoded by the coding sequence ATGAGCTTTGATCTCGGGTTCCTCGACGAGGCGCTCAAGGAATGGCGCAAGCTCGACCGCAACACGCGGGAGCAATTCAAGGCCAAACTGGCCGAGCGCCTGACCAACCCGCGCGTACCGGCCGCCAAGCTCGGCGGCCACAAGGACCGCTACAAGATCAAGCTGCGCAGCGCCGGTTATCGCCTGGTGTATGAGGTGCGCGACCGTGAGCTGATCGTCGTGGTGGTCGCAGTCGGCAAACGCGAGCGCAATGCCGTTTACACGGCGGCAGCCAAGCGACAGGCCCTCGGGGATGGATGA
- a CDS encoding type II toxin-antitoxin system HigB family toxin, giving the protein MHIISKQALREFWAYHPGSANALAHWHTTLMHARAADFSMLKRVFNTVDWVNGYVVFNVGGNKYRIVADIMFRSQTVFIKHVFTHKEYDSWQP; this is encoded by the coding sequence ATGCACATCATCTCCAAGCAAGCATTGCGCGAGTTCTGGGCATATCACCCCGGATCCGCCAATGCGCTGGCCCATTGGCATACCACACTGATGCATGCCCGGGCCGCCGATTTCTCGATGCTGAAGAGGGTGTTCAACACCGTCGACTGGGTTAATGGATACGTTGTTTTCAACGTCGGGGGCAACAAGTACCGCATCGTTGCCGACATCATGTTCCGGTCGCAAACCGTCTTCATCAAGCATGTCTTTACGCACAAGGAGTACGACTCATGGCAGCCGTAA
- a CDS encoding amino acid ABC transporter substrate-binding protein, protein MKALKLAAAGAALFVSSWSAHAGATFDSIKNKGFVQCGVSTGVSGLSANDSKGDWVGLDVDLCRAIAITLFGDASKAKILSISALQRFTALQSGEVDVLTRNTTLSLTRDTTLGLIGVGVNYYDSQGIMVNKSLNVKSAKELDGATVCVQPGTTTELNLADWFRSQGIAFKPVVVERLDEIIRSFAVGRCDAFTGDKSQLAAARSTLANPDQYVILPENFSKEPLGPMVRQGDEQWFNTVRWTMYAMMEAEEYGITSKNVDEMLKSTNPNVQRLLGVTPGMGKNLGVDDKWAYNVIKRIGNYGESYEKNLGESSPLKLPRGLNASYRDGGLIYGWPVR, encoded by the coding sequence ATGAAAGCACTGAAACTTGCCGCGGCGGGCGCCGCGCTGTTCGTTTCGTCCTGGAGCGCCCACGCCGGCGCGACGTTCGACAGCATCAAGAACAAGGGCTTCGTCCAGTGCGGCGTGTCCACCGGCGTGTCGGGCCTGTCGGCCAACGACAGCAAGGGCGACTGGGTCGGCCTGGACGTGGACCTGTGCCGCGCGATCGCCATCACCCTGTTCGGCGATGCGTCCAAGGCCAAGATCCTGTCGATCAGCGCGCTGCAGCGCTTCACCGCCCTGCAGTCCGGCGAAGTGGACGTGCTGACCCGCAACACCACGCTCTCGCTGACGCGCGACACCACGCTGGGCCTGATCGGCGTGGGCGTGAACTACTACGACAGCCAAGGCATCATGGTGAACAAGTCCCTGAACGTCAAAAGCGCCAAGGAGCTGGACGGCGCCACGGTCTGCGTGCAGCCCGGCACCACCACCGAGCTGAACCTGGCCGACTGGTTCCGCTCGCAAGGCATCGCGTTCAAGCCCGTCGTGGTCGAGCGCCTGGACGAGATCATCCGCTCGTTCGCCGTGGGCCGCTGCGACGCCTTCACCGGCGACAAATCCCAACTGGCCGCCGCGCGCAGCACGCTGGCCAATCCCGATCAGTACGTGATCCTGCCCGAGAACTTCTCCAAGGAACCGCTCGGCCCGATGGTGCGCCAGGGCGACGAGCAGTGGTTCAACACCGTGCGCTGGACCATGTACGCCATGATGGAAGCCGAGGAATACGGCATCACCTCCAAGAACGTGGACGAGATGCTGAAAAGCACCAACCCCAACGTGCAACGCCTGCTGGGCGTGACGCCGGGCATGGGCAAGAACCTGGGCGTGGATGACAAGTGGGCCTACAACGTCATCAAGCGCATCGGCAACTACGGCGAAAGCTACGAGAAGAACCTGGGCGAGAGCAGCCCGCTGAAGCTGCCGCGCGGCCTGAACGCCTCGTATCGCGACGGCGGCCTGATTTACGGCTGGCCGGTGCGCTAG
- a CDS encoding TetR/AcrR family transcriptional regulator gives MPPDTPPAARGRPRTITRERIADAGIAVGLPNVSFVNVAAALGVSHMALYKRVDSLEALKLMVAEEIFTRWPVPHAGADTHPELRDYLVALVISLRDMVKTHPGLAPYLLRPSVTTQPMMAKIHGHQSEVARVYGVSPDQARVLLATVAFHCIAVADTVYSVAGEEPAARPDRATEEAQVEAEFAQGMYALIVGALAVLEQREPFDPALFQARQ, from the coding sequence ATGCCCCCCGACACCCCGCCCGCGGCTCGCGGACGCCCGCGCACCATCACGCGTGAACGGATCGCCGACGCCGGCATCGCCGTCGGCCTGCCGAACGTGAGTTTCGTCAATGTCGCCGCCGCGCTGGGGGTGAGCCACATGGCGCTGTACAAGCGGGTGGACAGCCTGGAGGCGCTCAAGCTGATGGTGGCCGAGGAGATCTTCACCCGCTGGCCGGTGCCGCACGCCGGCGCCGATACCCATCCCGAACTGAGGGACTACCTGGTCGCGCTGGTCATCTCGCTGCGCGACATGGTCAAGACGCATCCCGGTCTGGCGCCGTATCTGCTGCGCCCCTCGGTCACGACCCAGCCCATGATGGCCAAGATCCACGGCCACCAGAGCGAGGTCGCGCGCGTCTATGGCGTGTCGCCGGATCAGGCGCGCGTGCTGCTGGCGACGGTGGCGTTCCACTGCATCGCCGTGGCCGACACGGTGTATTCGGTGGCTGGGGAAGAGCCCGCCGCCAGGCCGGACCGCGCCACCGAGGAGGCCCAGGTCGAGGCCGAGTTCGCCCAGGGCATGTACGCGCTCATCGTCGGCGCGCTGGCCGTGCTGGAGCAGCGCGAGCCGTTCGACCCGGCGCTGTTCCAGGCGCGGCAATAG
- a CDS encoding uracil-xanthine permease family protein translates to MQPASLTQPAPHDAHDADAPSHDLVYGPDDRPAAPVAFLAALQHLLAILVPIVTPGLLICQALGVSSRDTTLIVSMSLVISGIATYVQCKRFGPLGAGLLIVQGTSFNFVGPLIAGGSLMVKQGTPVEAVMATIFGVVIAGSFVEMGVSRILPFVKRLITPLVTGIVVLLIGLTLIKVGLVSMGGGFGAMANGTFASAENLTLSGLVLGTIILLNRVPVVWVRSTALVIALAVGYLAAAWMGRLDFTGAREAALFQVPTPLHFGLGFSWSLFVPMLIIYLVTSLEAIGDVTATSKVSKQPVEGPLWMQRIKGGVLVNGANSLLAGVFNTFPSSVFAQNNGVIQLTGIASRHVGLWIAGMLVLLGLFPAVAGVLQAVPEPVLGGAAMVMFGAVAASGINILAGIRLDRRALLIIAVSLALGLGVSQVPEILSHLPHAVKSVLESGVATGGICALVMNWFLPEKK, encoded by the coding sequence ATGCAACCCGCCTCCCTGACCCAACCCGCCCCCCACGACGCGCACGACGCCGACGCCCCCAGCCACGACCTGGTCTACGGCCCCGACGACCGTCCCGCCGCCCCCGTCGCCTTCCTCGCCGCCCTGCAACACCTGCTGGCGATCCTGGTGCCCATCGTCACCCCCGGCCTGCTGATCTGCCAGGCGCTGGGCGTGTCCAGCCGCGACACCACGCTGATCGTGTCCATGTCGCTGGTCATCTCCGGCATCGCCACCTATGTGCAATGCAAGCGCTTCGGCCCGCTGGGCGCGGGGCTGCTGATCGTGCAGGGCACCAGCTTCAACTTCGTCGGCCCGCTGATCGCCGGCGGCTCCCTGATGGTCAAGCAGGGCACGCCGGTCGAGGCCGTCATGGCCACGATCTTCGGCGTGGTCATCGCCGGATCCTTCGTGGAAATGGGCGTCTCGCGCATCCTGCCCTTCGTCAAGCGCCTGATCACGCCGCTGGTCACCGGCATCGTGGTGCTGCTGATCGGCCTGACGCTGATCAAGGTCGGCCTGGTCAGCATGGGCGGCGGCTTCGGCGCCATGGCCAACGGCACCTTCGCCAGCGCCGAGAACCTGACGCTGTCCGGCCTGGTGCTGGGCACCATCATCCTGCTGAACCGGGTGCCCGTGGTCTGGGTGCGCAGCACGGCGCTGGTGATCGCGCTGGCCGTCGGCTACCTGGCCGCCGCCTGGATGGGCCGCCTGGACTTCACCGGCGCGCGCGAAGCCGCGCTGTTCCAGGTGCCCACGCCGCTGCACTTCGGCCTGGGCTTCTCGTGGTCGCTGTTCGTGCCCATGCTGATCATCTACCTGGTCACCTCGCTCGAAGCCATCGGCGACGTGACCGCCACCAGCAAGGTGTCCAAGCAGCCCGTGGAAGGCCCGCTGTGGATGCAGCGCATCAAGGGCGGCGTGCTGGTCAACGGCGCCAACTCGCTGCTGGCCGGCGTCTTCAACACCTTCCCCAGCTCGGTGTTCGCGCAGAACAACGGCGTCATCCAGCTCACCGGCATCGCCAGCCGCCACGTCGGCCTGTGGATCGCCGGCATGCTGGTGCTGCTGGGCCTGTTCCCGGCCGTGGCCGGCGTGCTGCAGGCCGTGCCCGAGCCCGTGCTGGGCGGCGCCGCCATGGTGATGTTCGGCGCCGTGGCCGCGTCGGGCATCAACATCCTGGCCGGCATCCGCCTGGACCGCCGCGCCCTGCTCATCATCGCCGTGTCGCTGGCCCTGGGCCTGGGCGTGTCGCAAGTGCCGGAAATCCTGTCGCACCTGCCGCACGCGGTGAAGAGCGTGCTGGAATCGGGCGTGGCCACCGGCGGCATCTGCGCGCTGGTGATGAACTGGTTCCTGCCCGAGAAGAAATAG
- a CDS encoding type II toxin-antitoxin system HigA family antitoxin codes for MAAVIPHLAELARSYDAFRTVAGVGAIRSEADHRRALALIEAILDETRDTPAREDASHPLADLLDLLTAAVHEYEADHYAIPVSSPREVLRFLMDQHGLTQSDLPEVGSQSVISEILAGRRTFNTRQIAALVQRFHVAADAFIEHDAAR; via the coding sequence ATGGCAGCCGTAATCCCCCATCTGGCCGAATTGGCCCGCAGTTATGACGCATTCCGCACGGTGGCGGGCGTAGGCGCGATCCGTAGCGAAGCAGATCACCGCCGCGCCTTGGCGTTGATTGAAGCCATTCTGGACGAAACCCGCGACACGCCCGCGCGCGAAGACGCCTCGCATCCGCTGGCCGATCTGCTGGATCTGTTGACGGCGGCAGTGCATGAGTACGAGGCCGACCACTACGCCATCCCGGTCTCATCGCCCCGTGAGGTGCTGCGCTTCCTGATGGATCAGCATGGGCTCACTCAGTCCGACCTGCCCGAAGTCGGTAGTCAAAGCGTGATCTCCGAGATCCTGGCAGGACGCAGGACGTTCAATACCCGGCAGATTGCCGCCCTGGTGCAACGATTCCATGTAGCTGCTGACGCCTTCATCGAGCACGATGCCGCGCGCTAG
- a CDS encoding peptidylprolyl isomerase, translating into MAKAAARHILVSTEAKANELKTAIENGADFAQVAKENSSCPSSRDGGNLGTFGRGEMVKEFDAVVFSAPVGEVQGPVKTQFGYHLVEVTSRQD; encoded by the coding sequence ATGGCAAAAGCCGCCGCCCGCCACATCCTGGTCTCGACCGAAGCCAAGGCCAACGAACTGAAGACCGCCATCGAGAACGGCGCCGACTTCGCCCAGGTGGCGAAGGAAAACTCCAGCTGCCCGTCCAGCCGCGACGGCGGCAACCTGGGCACCTTCGGCCGTGGCGAGATGGTCAAGGAATTCGACGCCGTGGTGTTCAGCGCCCCGGTCGGCGAGGTCCAGGGCCCGGTCAAGACGCAGTTCGGCTACCACCTGGTCGAAGTGACCAGCCGCCAGGACTGA